In Leptospira sp. WS58.C1, a single genomic region encodes these proteins:
- the ompL47 gene encoding multi-beta-barrel domain surface protein OmpL47 produces the protein MNRNPLWVPLATLLVSSAILAQTSPSTTAPKSTIPKAETTKPSATDRESSSGEKPDLYINSQSSFEFNSKDEGSTVDYIEYKIGSGDYNKYVSSITLVKEGLTKITYRAVDKAGNKEPEKHFNVLVDNTPPSTKITPSAALVVHENTNYATKGLTYSITAQDNLAGVQDIKISINGSEPKVYDGKPIQLEKAGVNTIKFSATDKSGNSSTDSVLAVTVDQEKPLVELFGSALVTVKDKIFVKSGNTFTIKASDTLSGIKQIFYKLDSGEWKAYSDPVSVEAQGNHTIEAKSVDSVGNESEVKKIAFIVDTTPPETKIQKVDNKPSSPVPAAKPTSSSNSPSTEN, from the coding sequence ATGAATCGCAATCCCTTATGGGTCCCTCTGGCAACTTTGCTAGTCTCCAGCGCTATTCTCGCTCAAACTTCACCAAGCACAACCGCTCCTAAGTCCACTATTCCTAAGGCGGAGACTACGAAACCGTCCGCTACAGATAGAGAATCGTCTTCCGGAGAAAAACCGGATCTATATATCAATTCCCAATCTTCCTTCGAGTTTAACTCCAAGGATGAAGGCTCCACTGTGGATTACATCGAATATAAGATTGGATCGGGCGATTATAATAAATACGTTTCTTCTATTACATTGGTCAAGGAAGGTCTGACTAAGATCACGTATAGGGCGGTGGATAAGGCGGGAAACAAAGAGCCTGAAAAACATTTTAACGTTTTAGTCGATAATACTCCTCCTTCTACAAAGATCACTCCGAGTGCCGCACTTGTAGTTCATGAGAATACGAACTATGCCACAAAGGGTTTGACTTACTCTATTACCGCTCAGGATAACTTGGCCGGAGTTCAGGATATCAAAATTTCAATCAACGGCTCAGAGCCAAAAGTGTATGACGGTAAACCGATACAGTTAGAAAAAGCAGGAGTGAATACTATTAAGTTTTCTGCAACCGATAAGTCCGGAAACTCTTCTACCGATTCCGTTTTGGCAGTAACGGTAGATCAAGAAAAACCTTTAGTAGAACTTTTCGGGTCTGCACTTGTGACCGTAAAAGATAAAATTTTCGTAAAAAGCGGGAATACTTTTACCATCAAGGCTTCCGACACATTATCAGGAATTAAACAGATCTTCTATAAATTGGATTCTGGAGAATGGAAAGCGTATTCTGATCCCGTTTCCGTAGAAGCACAAGGGAATCATACGATCGAAGCTAAATCAGTGGATTCGGTAGGTAACGAAAGTGAGGTCAAAAAGATCGCTTTTATAGTAGATACCACTCCTCCTGAAACTAAGATCCAAAAAGTGGATAACAAACCGAGCTCTCCTGTTCCGGCAGC
- a CDS encoding Acg family FMN-binding oxidoreductase yields MSRKTFLKSGIRFGIFLSASQVLQYCKTSPNDRYDYERKNPFDPEFLSENISPILKAIRIGITAPNPHNVQPWKFKLIDDYSALLYVDEKRLLKDTDPTYRQIHIGQGTFLENLSLGIQILGYSAEVSLFPDGKYTIADIGKKPIAKIVLIKRDDLVQNPLSEFISERLTRRSIYEGEDLTWQDFEKIRKDSAVLYSELKFVPKAGSEKLRNQLIAAMQAETDTYNTYEESRIWFRYNDEEIGKFKDGLSLRATGVSGLKYYFARNFFLKPGAESWHSPENKKAGMDMFTSQVESSKGFIFLKTDHNEIIDWVQAGRDYLRLQLAATKNGFSLHPLSQILQEYSEMDLLRKEFEASLKPGEKIQMLVRLGKSDYHYYSPRRDPKDFIV; encoded by the coding sequence ATGAGTCGAAAAACGTTTCTGAAATCCGGTATTCGTTTCGGAATCTTTCTATCTGCTTCTCAAGTTTTACAGTATTGTAAAACTTCTCCTAATGATAGATATGATTACGAAAGAAAAAATCCTTTCGATCCCGAATTTCTTTCCGAAAATATCTCTCCCATTCTGAAAGCGATCCGTATCGGGATTACTGCTCCGAATCCACATAATGTTCAGCCTTGGAAATTCAAACTTATAGATGATTATTCTGCACTTTTGTATGTGGATGAAAAACGTTTATTAAAAGATACGGATCCAACGTATCGGCAAATCCATATTGGCCAAGGTACCTTTTTAGAGAACTTAAGTTTAGGAATTCAGATATTGGGATATTCTGCAGAAGTTTCTCTTTTTCCGGATGGAAAATATACGATTGCGGACATAGGCAAAAAACCGATCGCTAAAATCGTTCTGATCAAACGAGATGATCTGGTCCAAAATCCCCTATCGGAATTTATTTCGGAGAGATTAACTCGAAGAAGTATTTATGAAGGAGAAGATCTTACTTGGCAAGATTTTGAGAAGATTCGCAAAGACTCCGCAGTTTTGTATTCCGAACTGAAATTTGTTCCAAAAGCAGGATCAGAAAAATTGAGAAACCAATTGATCGCCGCTATGCAGGCGGAAACCGATACTTATAATACATACGAAGAATCCAGAATTTGGTTTCGTTATAATGACGAAGAGATCGGAAAATTTAAAGACGGCCTTTCCCTTAGAGCGACAGGAGTTTCCGGTTTGAAATATTACTTTGCTCGAAACTTTTTTTTAAAACCCGGAGCAGAAAGTTGGCATTCACCGGAAAATAAAAAAGCCGGGATGGATATGTTTACTTCTCAGGTAGAAAGTTCGAAAGGATTTATTTTTTTGAAAACGGATCATAACGAGATCATCGATTGGGTCCAGGCGGGAAGAGATTACCTTCGTCTTCAATTGGCTGCGACTAAAAACGGATTTTCTCTTCATCCATTGAGCCAAATACTACAAGAATATTCTGAAATGGATCTTCTCAGAAAAGAATTCGAAGCTAGTTTAAAACCTGGAGAAAAGATCCAAATGTTGGTTCGCTTGGGAAAAAGTGATTATCACTATTATAGTCCCAGAAGAGATCCGAAAGATTTTATCGTATAA
- a CDS encoding SAM-dependent methyltransferase — translation MEFTIRPIAKVSNSRSEIQDDYWAEIVSEIELEDNIPAESLDGIETFSHLEIIYIFHKSIGSEPILGSEHPRENKKWPKVGIFVQRKKNRPNHLGSTIVELLRRDGKKLLVKYLDAIDGTPVVDIKPVMREFLPMSGITQPDWSKELMINYWE, via the coding sequence ATGGAATTTACGATTCGGCCGATCGCAAAGGTCTCGAACTCAAGATCAGAAATCCAGGACGATTACTGGGCGGAAATTGTTTCCGAGATCGAGTTAGAAGATAATATTCCCGCTGAGTCCTTGGATGGGATCGAAACATTCTCCCATTTAGAGATCATCTATATCTTTCATAAATCGATCGGATCGGAGCCTATATTAGGCAGCGAACACCCCAGAGAAAATAAAAAATGGCCAAAGGTAGGGATTTTTGTCCAAAGAAAGAAAAATCGTCCAAACCATCTAGGTTCTACGATCGTAGAACTTCTGAGAAGGGACGGCAAAAAACTTTTGGTAAAATATTTGGATGCGATAGATGGAACTCCTGTTGTGGATATTAAACCTGTGATGAGGGAATTCCTACCAATGTCTGGGATCACTCAGCCGGATTGGTCCAAAGAATTGATGATAAATTATTGGGAATAA